In Musa acuminata AAA Group cultivar baxijiao chromosome BXJ2-10, Cavendish_Baxijiao_AAA, whole genome shotgun sequence, a genomic segment contains:
- the LOC103999918 gene encoding uncharacterized protein LOC103999918, which produces MGTPWTLFDPYLLLFSLVLVAVFGVAAFFLEHMRRIGCEHSLERTASSDDFFEDPNSLKKVRCPSIFDQAEKYISLIIPAFNEEHRLPGAFAETINYLQKRSASDKSFSYEVLIVDDGSSDRTSNVAFDFVRKYKIENVRVLILGRNHGKGEAIRKGMLHSRGELLLMLDADGATKITDLEKLECQICTLAEKVKELNPDDQSFKLSDIEVAAFGSRAHLEKQALATRKWYRNLLMKGFHLVVLLTAGPGIRDTQCGFKMFTRTAARRLFTNMRLKRWCFDVELVYLCKHLSIPMIEVSVNWSEIPGSKVRLTSIIHMLFELILIRLGYGLGIWKIHT; this is translated from the exons ATGGGAACGCCGTGGACTCTCTTCGATCCGTatctcctcctcttttctctg GTGCTGGTCGCAGTGTTTGGCGTCGCCGCTTTCTTCCTCGAGCACATGAGAAGGATCGGTTGCGAACATTC ACTTGAAAGAACCGCTTCTTCGGATGATTTCTTCGAAGATCCGAACTCCCTGAAGAAG GTCCGTTGTCCCTCTATATTTGATCAAGCTGAAAAGTACATATCTCTGATTATTCCTGCATTCAACGAGGAGCATAGGCTTCCTGGAGCTTTCGCTGAGACCATTAA CTATCTCCAAAAACGTTCAGCCTCAGACAAGTCCTTTTCGTATGAG GTGTTGATTGTTGATGATGGGAGCAGTGATCGGACATCAAATGTAGCTTTTGATTTTGTTAGGAAATACAAGATTGAAAATGTAAGGGTTTTAATTCTTGGGAGAAATCATGGAAAAGGTGAAGCTATAAGAAAG GGAATGCTGCATTCACGTGGTGAATTACTCCTTATGCTCGATGCTGATGGAGCAACCAAAATAACTGACCTGGAAAAGCTCGAATGTCAG aTTTGCACATTAGCCGAGAAGGTTAAAGAATTGAATCCCGATGATCAGAGTTTTAAGTTATCTGATATTGAAGTTGCTGCATTTGGTTCTCGTGCTCATCTGGAGAAACAGGCTCTTGCCACG AGGAAGTGGTACAGGAATCTTCTCATGAAGGGCTTCCATCTAGTTGTTCTGTTGACTGCTGGTCCTGGAATCCGTGATACTCAG TGTGGCTTTAAGATGTTCACACGAACTGCTGCCAGGAGATTGTTCACAAATATGAGACTAAAAAG GTGGTGCTTTGATGTTGAGCTGGTCTACTTATGCAAGCATCTCAGCATACCAATGATCGAGGTCTCTGTTAACTGGTCTGAGATTCCAGGATCCAAAGTGCGCTTGACTAGTATCATTCACATGCTTTTTGAGCTTATTCTGATTCGACTGGGTTATGGGTTAGGCATATGGAAAATACACACCTGA
- the LOC135624344 gene encoding mitochondrial import inner membrane translocase subunit Tim9-like, with protein MDKSMLGDLESLPEEDKIRMSAMIDQLQIRDSLRMYNTLVERCFSECVDTFRRKSLDKQEETCVRRCAEKFLKHSMRVGMRFAELNQGAPTPD; from the exons ATGGACAAGAGCATGCTCGGAGATCTCGAGTCTCTCCCTGAGGAGGACAAGATCAGGATGTCCGCCATGATAGACCAGCTCCAGATTCGGGACAG TTTAAGAATGTACAATACACTAGTGGAGAGGTGCTTTTCCGAATGTGTGGACACCTTCCGTCGCAAATCTCTTGATAAGCAAGAAGAAACATGCGTTCGCAGGTGTGCCGAGAAATTTCTGAAGCATTCGATGAGGGTTGGCATGAGATTTGCAGAGCTGAATCAGGGCGCTCCCACTCCAGATTAA
- the LOC135624342 gene encoding CAX-interacting protein 4-like: MPATAGRVRMPANNRVHSSAALQTHGIWQSAIGYDPYAPANKDSAKESALPGEDGSAAENAYASFQGLLALARVTGSGSNEARGSCRKCGRVGHLTFQCRNFLSAKDSAVFDKDKDADAIQAAAHTAFEQIKKSSGLEPESSEEEEEESDSSDSDIDPDIEKIIAARFSKKSRKRMEDNSEEKKRSQWWQRRSKKRSDNKNSGGGNDPDSEEEDEKREKRRRHRRSDDDGEEKPRHKHSRKSRKDKKTRRHRKDDSDDESEEKSDRHHRHHHKWKNSQRNDSESDSDEHEQTRKKRAYSENGSESNGSDDLHLRKGKKSSKHRCRSHQRKKRN, translated from the coding sequence ATGCCGGCGACCGCGGGGCGCGTCCGGATGCCGGCGAACAACCGGGTGCACAGCAGCGCCGCTCTGCAGACCCACGGCATATGGCAGAGTGCCATCGGGTACGACCCTTACGCCCCCGCCAACAAGGACTCGGCCAAGGAATCCGCACTCCCCGGCGAGGATGGCTCCGCCGCCGAGAACGCTTATGCCAGCTTCCAGGGACTCCTCGCCCTCGCCCGCGTCACCGGCTCCGGATCCAACGAGGCCCGGGGCTCCTGCAGGAAGTGCGGCCGCGTCGGCCACCTCACCTTCCAGTGCCGCAACTTTCTCAGCGCCAAGGATTCCGCTGTTTTCGACAAGGACAAGGACGCCGACGCCATTCAGGCCGCTGCCCACACCGCCTTCGAGCAGATCAAGAAGTCCAGCGGACTCGAGCCCGAAAGcagcgaggaagaggaagaggagagcgaTAGCTCGGACTCCGACATTGACCCAGATATTGAGAAGATCATCGCTGCACGATTCAGTAAGAAGTCGAGGAAGAGGATGGAGGACAATtctgaagagaagaagaggagtcaGTGGTGGCAACGGAGATCCAAGAAGAGGAGTGACAATAAGAACTCAGGTGGGGGCAACGACCCCGATAGCGAAGAAGAGgacgagaagagggagaagaggaggaggcataGGCGTTCTGATGATGACGGGGAGGAGAAACCACGGCATAAGCATAGTAGGAAGAGTAGGAAGGATAAGAAGACGAGGAGGCATAGGAAAGATGATTCTGATGATGAGTCAGAAGAGAAGTCTGATAGGCATCACCGCCACCACCATAAATGGAAGAATTCGCAGAGGAATGACTCTGAGAGCGACTCTGATGAGCATGAACAAACTAGGAAGAAGAGGGCATATTCCGAGAATGGTTCAGAGAGCAATGGATCAGATGACTTGCACTTGAGAAAGGGGAAGAAATCTTCCAAGCATAGATGCAGGAGCCACCAGCGCAAGAAGAGAAATTGA
- the LOC135624343 gene encoding uncharacterized protein LOC135624343 translates to MAEEEEQQKRKKHKHKEKDQQKGPKNKPAADQPHFKSSADVKGLRFGGQFVVKSFTVRQAAPLELLQLLDLPPPCVGQCRALSLPSTLTYVPTNFTILAHHAWHTLTLGLGTAKSKAIIFVFDSESTKAAVDRMWPRVIPLGDVNRKLIRGLAGCEMSRFKFRKGCLTFYVYAARRHGAAGFSSADDLRTILEAVVALKDFLDHTAVLALPSHRSITLPVDQVAVTH, encoded by the coding sequence atggcagaggaggaggagcagcagaaGAGGAAGAAACACAAACACAAGGAGAAGGATCAGCAAAAGGGTCCCAAGAACAAGCCGGCAGCGGATCAGCCCCACTTCAAGTCGAGCGCCGACGTCAAAGGCCTCCGCTTCGGCGGCCAGTTTGTGGTCAAGTCCTTCACCGTCCGGCAGGCGGCGCCGCTTGAGCTACTACAGCTTCTGGACCTCCCTCCTCCGTGCGTCGGCCAGTGCCGGGCCCTTTCTCTCCCTTCCACCCTTACCTACGTGCCCACCAACTTCACCATCCTCGCCCACCACGCCTGGCACACTCTCACCCTCGGCCTCGGCACCGCCAAGTCCAAGGCGATCATCTTCGTCTTCGACTCCGAGAGCACGAAGGCGGCGGTGGACCGGATGTGGCCGCGCGTGATCCCCCTGGGCGACGTCAACCGGAAGCTCATCCGGGGGCTCGCCGGCTGCGAGATGTCGCGGTTCAAGTTCCGGAAGGGATGCCTCACGTTCTACGTCTACGCCGCGCGGCGGCATGGCGCGGCCGGCTTTTCCTCCGCCGACGATCTGCGGACAATTCTCGAGGCCGTCGTGGCCCTCAAAGATTTCCTGGACCACACCGCCGTGCTCGCCCTCCCCAGCCATCGAAGCATCACCCTCCCCGTCGACCAAGTCGCAGTGACACACTGA
- the LOC135625650 gene encoding elicitor-responsive protein 1-like isoform X2 → MAKGILEVQLIDAKGLKNTDLIGKIDPYVVIQYRGQERKSKTARGQGSNPSWNETFKFLVNSAAAGNHQQHKITMRVMDHDTFTADDFLGESTIHVGDLITQGMENGTGELRPSKYSVVLSDRSYCGEIRVGVTFTAKMEEENTVEFGGWSHSFHA, encoded by the exons ATGGCGAAAGGCATATTGGAGGTGCAGCTGATCGATGCCAAGGGGCTGAAGAACACCGATCTAATAG GCAAGATCGACCCGTACGTGGTGATTCAATACAGAGGCCAAGAGCGCAAGAGCAAAACTGCCCGAG GCCAGGGAAGTAATCCATCTTGGAACGAGACGTTCAAGTTCTTGGTCAACTCGGCGGCCGCAGGCAATCATCAGCAGCACAAGATCACCATGAGGGTCATGGACCATGATACGTTCACAGCTGATGATTTCCTCGGTGAGAGCAC GATCCATGTTGGAGACCTGATTACTCAGGGCATGGAGAATGGAACCGGAGAGCTGCGCCCCAGCAAGTACAGTGTGGTTCTTTCTGACCGAAGCTATTGCGGAGAGATCCGTGTTGGTGTTACTTTTACCGCGAAG ATGGAAGAAGAGAACACAGTAGAGTTTGGTGGATGGAGCCACAGCTTTCATGCCTAG
- the LOC135625650 gene encoding elicitor-responsive protein 1-like isoform X1, whose protein sequence is MAKGILEVQLIDAKGLKNTDLIGKIDPYVVIQYRGQERKSKTARDSGGAGQGSNPSWNETFKFLVNSAAAGNHQQHKITMRVMDHDTFTADDFLGESTIHVGDLITQGMENGTGELRPSKYSVVLSDRSYCGEIRVGVTFTAKMEEENTVEFGGWSHSFHA, encoded by the exons ATGGCGAAAGGCATATTGGAGGTGCAGCTGATCGATGCCAAGGGGCTGAAGAACACCGATCTAATAG GCAAGATCGACCCGTACGTGGTGATTCAATACAGAGGCCAAGAGCGCAAGAGCAAAACTGCCCGAG ATTCTGGTGGTGCAGGCCAGGGAAGTAATCCATCTTGGAACGAGACGTTCAAGTTCTTGGTCAACTCGGCGGCCGCAGGCAATCATCAGCAGCACAAGATCACCATGAGGGTCATGGACCATGATACGTTCACAGCTGATGATTTCCTCGGTGAGAGCAC GATCCATGTTGGAGACCTGATTACTCAGGGCATGGAGAATGGAACCGGAGAGCTGCGCCCCAGCAAGTACAGTGTGGTTCTTTCTGACCGAAGCTATTGCGGAGAGATCCGTGTTGGTGTTACTTTTACCGCGAAG ATGGAAGAAGAGAACACAGTAGAGTTTGGTGGATGGAGCCACAGCTTTCATGCCTAG
- the LOC135624256 gene encoding RHOMBOID-like protein 1 has translation MGALEVHKLVNEHQGWRLLSCIWLHAGLIHVITNMLSLLFVGIQLEREFGFARIGLLYIMSGFGGSLLSSLFTASRISVGASGALFGLLGGMLSELLTNWTIYANKFAALLTLIFIIVINLAVGLLPDVDNFAHIGGFVSGFLLGFMLLIRPQFGWVSRENALPMYHSTPVKHKHKIYQYILWITAALLLVVGFTIGLVMLFRGVNANDYCPWCRYLSCIPTSKKSCSSSPIYCSSSQEGSNVNLSCEGSSRTHSYFLPDATEARLRELCSQLCS, from the exons ATGGGGGCTTTAGAAGTCCATAAATTGGTTAATGAGCACCAAGGGTGGCGCCTTCTTTCTTGCATTTGGCTACATGCTGGATTGATCCATGTAATTACCAATATGTTGAGTCTTCTCTTTGTTGGAATTCAACTTGAGCGAGAATTTGGATTTG CAAGAATTGGCCTGTTATACATCATGTCTGGATTTGGCGGGAGTCTGTTGTCTTCTCTGTTTACTGCATCAAGGATCTCTGTTGGTGCCTCTGGTGCCCTGTTTGGATTGCTTGGTGGCATGCTTTCTGAACTTTTAACTAACTGGACAATCTATGCTAATAAG TTTGCAGCATTGTTGACCCttatatttattattgtaatTAATTTGGCTGTTGGACTCCTCCCGGATGTGGACAACTTTGCTCATATTGGAGGATTTGTTTCTGGGTTTCTTCTTGGATTTATGCTTCTAATTCGACCCCAGTTCGGGTGGGTTAGCCGAGAGAATGCTCTACCTATGTATCATTCAACCCCAGTCAAACACAAGCACAAGATATACCAATACATACTATGGATCACTGCAGCCCTCCTTCTGGTTGTTGG GTTCACCATCGGCCTCGTCATGCTGTTTCGAGGGGTTAATGCAAATGATTATTGTCCTTGGTGCCGTTATCTAAGTTGCATTCCTACGTCAAAAAAGAGTTGTTCATCGTCGCCCATTTATTGCTCG TCATCTCAAGAAGGGAGCAACGTGAACTTGTCATGCGAAGGCAGCAGCAGAACCCACAGCTACTTCTTGCCCGACGCAACGGAAGCTCGATTACGGGAACTGTGCTCCCAGCTATGCAGTTGA